From a region of the Triticum aestivum cultivar Chinese Spring chromosome 7D, IWGSC CS RefSeq v2.1, whole genome shotgun sequence genome:
- the LOC123168595 gene encoding probable inactive leucine-rich repeat receptor kinase XIAO: MAARMTRRPAVFLLLAAALLAVAVQPAAATLHPVDYLALQAVRRALSDLPGSGFFASWDFTGDPCGFAGVSCSGDGRVVTLALGDPRAGAPGLSGAFPSAALARLSALSSLSLVPGRVSGGLSSAVAALPSLRFLALSGNLISGNLPGAFSPALRTVDLSKNSFSGKIPSSLLQIRSLRTLVLSHNSLSGEIPKTVSSPLVHLDLRNNRLSGGVPPLPMTVVYLSLAGNRLSGRVGGVLRRLTRLSFLDLGGNWFSGEVPGEVFSFRIGYLQLRKNAFSGELRPAGRLPSGATVDLSHNALSGRVPAELASAAAVYLNGNKFAGAVPAEIVAAAEGGRMRVLFLQDNFLTGISVRGVPSSAAVCAHWNCVAPPPTVVAACPAKGGRGRRRPPAQCGGRRG; encoded by the coding sequence ATGGCCGCGCGCATGACGCGGCGCCCTGCCGTGTTcctgctcctcgccgccgccctTCTCGCGGTTGCGGTacagccggcggcagcgacgctGCATCCGGTGGACTACCTGGCGCTGCAGGCCGTCCGGCGCGCGCTCTCCGACCTGCCGGGCTCCGGCTTCTTCGCTTCGTGGGACTTCACCGGCGACCCCTGCGGCTTCGCGGGGGTCTCCTGCTCCGGCGATGGCCGGGTCGTCACGCTGGCCCTCGGGGACCCGCGAGCCGGCGCGCCGGGCCTCTCGGGCGCATTCCCCTCTGCCGCGCTCGCGCGTCTCTCCGCGCTTAGCTCGCtctcgctcgtccccggccgcgtATCCGGGGGGTTATCCTCCGCCGTCGCGGCGCTCCCGTCGCTCCGCTTCCTCGCTCTGTCTGGGAACCTCATCTCGGGCAACCTCCCCGGAGCATTCTCCCCTGCTCTTCGGACGGTCGATCTCAGCAAGAACTCCTTCTCCGGCAAGATACCCTCGTCGCTGCTCCAAATCAGGAGTCTCCGAACGCTCGTCCTCTCCCACAACTCCCTCTCCGGCGAGATCCCCAAGACAGTGAGTTCGCCGCTGGTCCACCTCGACCTTAGGAACAATCGCCTATCCGGCGGCGTACCGCCGCTCCCGATGACGGTCGTGTACCTCAGTCTCGCTGGGAACAGGCTCTCCGGCCGCGTGGGCGGCGTCCTTCGCAGACTGACGAGGCTGTCGTTTCTTGACCTCGGCGGGAACTGGTTCTCCGGCGAGGTGCCCGGAGAAGTCTTCTCGTTCCGGATTGGGTACCTGCAGCTGCGCAAGAATGCCTTCTCTGGCGAGCTCCGGCCGGCGGGGCGGTTGCCTTCGGGCGCCACGGTGGACCTCAGCCACAACGCGCTATCCGGGCGGGTGCCGGCGGAGCTGGCGAGCGCGGCCGCAGTGTACCTGAACGGGAACAAGTTTGCTGGCGCGGTGCCGGCGGAGattgtggcggcggcggagggcgggcgCATGCGGGTGCTCTTCCTTCAAGACAACTTCCTGACCGGCATCAGCGTGCGCGGCGTGCCGTCGAGCGCAGCGGTATGTGCACACTGGAACTGTGTTGCGCCGCCGCCAACCGTGGTGGCCGCGTGCCCGGCCAAGGGCGGCAGGGgccggcgccggccgccggctCAGTGCGGCGGGAGGAGGGGGTAA
- the LOC123167652 gene encoding cysteine-rich and transmembrane domain-containing protein WIH2 — protein sequence MSYQQGYPPPGTAAAYPPPGHQQQAYVAPPPAMYQQDQQYPPAGADTTSRGGHGNGGDGFLKGCCAALCCCCLLDACF from the exons ATGAGCTACCAGCAGG GCTACCCGCCGCCGGGCACTGCAGCAGCGTACCCTCCGCCGGGCCACCAGCAGCAGGCCTACGTCGCGCCGCCGCCGGCTATGTACCAGCAGGATCAGCAGTACCCTCCTGCCGGCGCCGACACCACCAGCCGCGGCGGACACGGAAACGGCGGCGATGGCTTCTTGAAAGGATG CTGCGCGgcgctctgctgctgctgcctcctcgACGCCTGCTTCTGA